The genomic segment CGGGGCGCCGCAGTACTGCGAAGCGTTCGATTCCTGGGGCGGAATGAAAGAATGTCTCTATTACGTGGACCGCAAGCGCAAGGTCACGGTCGCGGACTGCAACTGGTTCGATCCGAAGAACCCGAATCGCCAGAACTGCATCGACTACGTGAACTCCGGCATTCCTTCCAAGCCGGGACGCAGTTATGAAGAGTCCCTCAAACTTTCCAATTAAGAGCCGGACGAGAGCGGGGGCCGAAGCGGGTTACAGTTTGCGCCGGGCGGCGACGATAGTTTTCCGTACGAGTTTCCTGCGCCTTCCGGCCGCCGGCATTTTCTCAGATCTTATTAAAAAGCGTCCCAAGGGCAGTCTTAATTCTCAGGAGAAAAACTTATGAAGAAATTATTCGGAACGGTTTTGGCGGTGATGATGGCGTTGACCTTGCCGGTGCCCGCGGCTTTCGCGCGGCCCGCGATCCTGGACCGGCGCGCGCCGGAAAAACAGCGGGCGGATATCGAGAAGCGGTCGCGGGAAGTCCTGGATCTTCTTTATAAAACGAAACCCGAAACCAAAGCGGTCGTGGAATCCGCGTACGGCTATGCGACGTTCAGCAATTTCGGCGTGAAAATCTTTCTCGCGGGAAGCGGTTCCGGGCGCGGGGTCGCGGTGGAAAATGCCACCGGCAGGAAAACCTTCATGAACATGGCCGAAGTGCAGGCCGGGCTCGGGCTGGGCGTGAAGAAGTTCATGTTGGTCTGGATTTTTACCAACGACAAGGCGTTCAATCAATTCGTGAATTCCGGCTGGTCCATTGGCGGCCAGGCCTCGGCCACGGCGAAAGCCGGCGGCGTGGGCGGCGCTTACGAAGGCGCGATCCCGATTGCCTCGGGCATCTGGCTCTATCAGCTGGCAGGTTCCGGCCTG from the Verrucomicrobiia bacterium genome contains:
- a CDS encoding YSC84-related protein; this translates as MKKLFGTVLAVMMALTLPVPAAFARPAILDRRAPEKQRADIEKRSREVLDLLYKTKPETKAVVESAYGYATFSNFGVKIFLAGSGSGRGVAVENATGRKTFMNMAEVQAGLGLGVKKFMLVWIFTNDKAFNQFVNSGWSIGGQASATAKAGGVGGAYEGAIPIASGIWLYQLAGSGLALELTAKGTKYYKDNDLNASAEAPASAGGNDLREKMQKAKNS